A segment of the Streptomyces sp. Tu 2975 genome:
GTCTGCCGTCGCTGCCCCGTCATGGAGCAGTGCCTGCAGTGGGCGCTCGAGTCCGGCCAGGACTCCGGCGTCTGGGGTGGCCTCAGCGAGGACGAGCGCCGTGCGATGAAGCGCCGCGCCGCTCGCAACCGGGCGCGTAACGCCAGCGCCTGACGCCCCCTGCTACCGGCCTCCCGGCGGCGCGTACAGCGAGTACGCACTCACCGCCTTCGAGCCGCAGCGCGCAGTACCCCCGATGCGCATCGCACATGCAGCACGTGAGCTTCGAGCCCCGGACCGTGTCACACGGCCCGGGGCTCTTCGCTGTGCCCGTCGGGCCGCACGCCGTCGGCGCGGCCCCTGGCCGGGCCGGCCGGGCCTGCCGGGCCTGCCCCTGATCAGATTCGAGCGGAGAACCTCAACGCCGGTCCGGCACGGGGATGTCGAGCACGACCCGTGTGCCGCGCCCCGGCGCGGGGACCGGGACCATGTCGAACGTGCCGCCCAACTCCCCCTCGACCAGGGTCCGTACGATCTGCAACCCCAGGTTCCCGGTCCGCTGCGGGTCGAAGCCCTCCGGCAGGCCGCTGCCGTCGTCCTGGACGGTGATCAGCAGCCGGGCGTTCTCCGCCCGCGCGTCACCACGGACGGCCGCGACCTCCACCGATCCCTGCTCCCCTTGCGAGAAGGCGTGTTCCAGGGCGTTCTGCAGCACCTCGGTGAGCACCATGGACAGCGGTGTGGCGATTTCGGCGTCGAGGATGCCG
Coding sequences within it:
- a CDS encoding WhiB family transcriptional regulator, whose amino-acid sequence is MDWRHNAVCREEDPELFFPIGNTGPALLQIEEAKAVCRRCPVMEQCLQWALESGQDSGVWGGLSEDERRAMKRRAARNRARNASA